From the genome of Streptomyces sp. SID8374:
TTCGAGTACGGCGGCCGCCTGCTCATCGTCGACTGCGGCGTCCTCTTCCCCGAGGAGGAGCAGCCCGGCATCGACCTGATCCTGCCGGACTTCACCACCATCCGGGACCGCCTGGACGACATCGAGGGCATCGTCCTCACGCACGGCCACGAGGACCACATCGGCGGCGTGCCCTACCTGCTGCGCCTGAAGCCGGACATCCCGCTCATCGGCTCGAAGCTGACCCTCGCGCTCATCGAGGCGAAGCTCCAGGAGCACCGCATCCGCCCGTACACCCTCGAAGTCACCGAGGGCCAGCGCGAGCGCATCGGCGTCTTCGACTGCGAGTTCATCGCGGTCAACCACTCCATCCCGGACGCCCTCGCGGTCGCCATCCGCACCCCCGCGGGCATGGCCGTGGCCACCGGTGACTTCAAGATGGACCAGCTCCCGCTGGACGGCCGGCTCACCGACCTCCACGCGTTCGCGCGTCTGAGCGAGGAGGGCATCGACCTCCTCCTCTCGGACTCCACGAACGCCGAGGTCCCCGGCTTCGTACCGCCCGAGCGCGACATCTCCAACGTCCTGCGCACGGTCTTCGCCAACGCCCAGAAGCGCATCATCGTGGCGAGCTTCGCCAGCCATGTGCACCGCATCCAGCAGATCCTGGACGCCGCCCACGAGTACGGCCGCCGTGTCGCCTTCGTCGGCCGCTCCATGGTCCGCAACATGGGCATCGCCCGTGACCTCGGCTACCTCAAGGTCCCCGCGGGCCTGGTCGTCGACGTGAAGACCCTCGACGACCTCCCGGACGACGAGGTCGTGCTGGTCTGCACGGGCTCGCAGGGCGAGCCGATGGCCGCCCTCTCCCGGATGGCCAACCGCGACCACCAGATCCGGATCGTTCCCGGCGACACGGTGATCCTGGCGTCGTCCCTCATCCCCGGCAACGAGAACGCGGTCTACCGCGTGATCAACGGCCTGACCCGCTGGGGCGCCAACGTCGTCCACAAGGGCAACGCCAAGGTCCACGTCTCGGGCCACGCCTCGGCCGGCGAGCTGCTGTACTTCTACAACATCTGCAAGCCCAAGAACCTGATGCCGGTCCACGGCGAATGGCGCCACCTGCGGGCCAACGCCGAGCTGGGAGCCCTCACGGGCGTGCCCAAGGACCACATCGTCATCGCCGAGGACGGCGTGGTCGTCGACCTGATCGACGGCAAGGCCAAGATCGTCGGCAAGGTCCAGGCCGGTTACGTGTACGTCGACGGCCTCTCCGTCGGCGACGTCACCGAGACCTCCCTGAAGGACCGCCGCATCCTCGGCGACGAGGGCATCATCTCGGTCTTCATCGTGGTCGACAGCTCCTCCGGCAAGATCGTGGGCGGCCCCCACATCCAGGCCCGGGGCTCCGGTATCGACGACAACGCGTTCGTCGGCGTCACCCCGAAGATCCAGGAAGCCCTGGACAAGTCGGCCCAGGACGGCGTGATGGAGCCCCACCAGCTCCAGCAGATGGTCCGCCGCGTCGTCGGCAAGTGGGTCTCCGACACCTACCGCCGACGCCCGATGATCCTCCCGGTCGTCGTCGAGGTCTGACCCCTCTGACCAGCGCGTACGGGAGCGGGGCCCCTCGATTTGCATCGGGGCGCCCCGCTCCAGTACGTTTACGGCTCCGCCCGACCGGGAAGCACCGCGCGCACTCGTGCGCCGGGGACAACCTGGATGGGGGCGGGAATTCCGACTCAGAATCTCTGATAAAGTCGGATCCGCCGAAAGGCAAGGCCACTCCACAGGCCACCGGAAATCAAATTCGGACCGGAAACGGAACGAAAAAGAGTCTGGTAAAGTTGGAACCGCCGGAAAGGAAACACGCGAAAGCGAAGAACCTCGAAAGCACCCCGCTTCGACCGGGAATCGGACACGAAAGAGTCTGATAAAGTCGGAAACGCAAGACAAGAAACAAAAACGAAGGGAAGCGCCCGGAGGGCCCCGGTGAGACGGGACCGAAGGAAGCGTCCGTTCCTTGAGAACTCAACAGCGTGCCAAAAGTCAACGCCAGATATGTTGATACCCCGGCCTGCACCTGGTGCAGGTTGGTGGTTCCTTTGAAAGTCCTGCACCGGGTCGCTTCGGCGGCACACGGGCAGGCAATTACACAGCGAGGACGCTGTGAACAACGGGTCTTATTCCGACCGGTTTGTTCCGCTCTCGTGTGTGTGCACCCGATTACGGGTAAACATTCACGGAGAGTTTGATCCTGGCTCAGGACGAACGCTGGCGGCGTGCTTAACACATGCAAGTCGAACGATGAAGCCTTTCGGGGTGGATTAGTGGCGAACGGGTGAGTAACACGTGGGCAATCTGCCCTTCACTCTGGGACAAGCCCTGGAAACGGGGTCTAATACCGGATAACACTCTGTCCCGCATGGGACGGGGTTAAAAGCTCCGGCGGTGAAGGATGAGCCCGCGGCCTATCAGCTTGTTGGTGGGGTAATGGCCTACCAAGGCGACGACGGGTAGCCGGCCTGAGAGGGCGACCGGCCACACTGGGACTGAGACACGGCCCAGACTCCTACGGGAGGCAGCAGTGGGGAATATTGCACAATGGGCGAAAGCCTGATGCAGCGACGCCGCGTGAGGGATGACGGCCTTCGGGTTGTAAACCTCTTTCAGCAGGGAAGAAGCGAAAGTGACGGTACCTGCAGAAGAAGCGCCGGCTAACTACGTGCCAGCAGCCGCGGTAATACGTAGGGCGCAAGCGTTGTCCGGAATTATTGGGCGTAAAGAGCTCGTAGGCGGCTTGTCACGTCGGATGTGAAAGCCCGGGGCTTAACCCCGGGTCTGCATTCGATACGGGCTAGCTAGAGTGTGGTAGGGGAGATCGGAATTCCTGGTGTAGCGGTGAAATGCGCAGATATCAGGAGGAACACCGGTGGCGAAGGCGGATCTCTGGGCCATTACTGACGCTGAGGAGCGAAAGCGTGGGGAGCGAACAGGATTAGATACCCTGGTAGTCCACGCCGTAAACGTTGGGAACTAGGTGTTGGCGACATTCCACGTCGTCGGTGCCGCAGCTAACGCATTAAGTTCCCCGCCTGGGGAGTACGGCCGCAAGGCTAAAACTCAAAGGAATTGACGGGGGCCCGCACAAGCAGCGGAGCATGTGGCTTAATTCGACGCAACGCGAAGAACCTTACCAAGGCTTGACATATACCGGAAAGCATCAGAGATGGTGCCCCCCTTGTGGTCGGTATACAGGTGGTGCATGGCTGTCGTCAGCTCGTGTCGTGAG
Proteins encoded in this window:
- a CDS encoding ribonuclease J, with the translated sequence MSHPHPELGTPPKLPKGALRVTPLGGLGEIGRNMTVFEYGGRLLIVDCGVLFPEEEQPGIDLILPDFTTIRDRLDDIEGIVLTHGHEDHIGGVPYLLRLKPDIPLIGSKLTLALIEAKLQEHRIRPYTLEVTEGQRERIGVFDCEFIAVNHSIPDALAVAIRTPAGMAVATGDFKMDQLPLDGRLTDLHAFARLSEEGIDLLLSDSTNAEVPGFVPPERDISNVLRTVFANAQKRIIVASFASHVHRIQQILDAAHEYGRRVAFVGRSMVRNMGIARDLGYLKVPAGLVVDVKTLDDLPDDEVVLVCTGSQGEPMAALSRMANRDHQIRIVPGDTVILASSLIPGNENAVYRVINGLTRWGANVVHKGNAKVHVSGHASAGELLYFYNICKPKNLMPVHGEWRHLRANAELGALTGVPKDHIVIAEDGVVVDLIDGKAKIVGKVQAGYVYVDGLSVGDVTETSLKDRRILGDEGIISVFIVVDSSSGKIVGGPHIQARGSGIDDNAFVGVTPKIQEALDKSAQDGVMEPHQLQQMVRRVVGKWVSDTYRRRPMILPVVVEV